The sequence AATTTTGAGGGTTTTCAACAAAAAAGCAGAATCAGAGATGGAAATAAATAACTTAACAGTAGATGCAAAACACAACTTGACTCTCAAACAAGCACCTCCCATAGGTCTGTGGGAGCAAATCAAAGAAGACTGGATTGCTCATGGGCGCGATTGGACTAAGCCAGGATTTAGAGCCGTAGCAGTTCATCGTTTTGGGGTTTGGCGCATGAATATTCAACCTAAACTCCTACGTGCTCCGCTGAGTATCCTCTACAAGATGCTGTTTCAAAAAGTGCGTAACCATTACAGCATTGAACTACCATACACCGTCCAACTTGGTCGCCGCGTCATTATTGAACATCAGGGAGCAATTGTTATTCACGGATACTCCATAATTGGCGATGATAGTATTCTGCGTCAAGGTGTTACCTTGGGCAACCGCTATCTGAACCAACCCTTTGATGCGCCCAAATTGGGTAACGGTGTCAATGTGGGTGCAGGAGCGAAAATTTTTGGCAATGTTACTATCGGTGACAAAGCAAATATTGGTGCAAATGCAGTGGTTCTGTGTGATGTACCCACAGGAGCAACTGCAGTCGGTATCCCAGCGAAAATTATTTACCCAAAGTCTGATAAAAGTGCTCTCGTTCCTGAATTGAGAGCAATAGAAGAGAGCAACTGAACTTGAATCATCTTGGCGTTGTTGATGAAAAGTATAAATCACTTTCATCCCAAAATACAACGACAAGTTTCAGTCGAAAAACCTGCATTCAATACTTTTCCGGTTAACAGCTGCAAAAGCACGAGTGGGAAATCACGCCCAACTTTTTTATTAAAAAATATCGCAGGTATCGTATGACAATTGACCAA is a genomic window of Fortiea contorta PCC 7126 containing:
- a CDS encoding serine O-acetyltransferase, which gives rise to MEINNLTVDAKHNLTLKQAPPIGLWEQIKEDWIAHGRDWTKPGFRAVAVHRFGVWRMNIQPKLLRAPLSILYKMLFQKVRNHYSIELPYTVQLGRRVIIEHQGAIVIHGYSIIGDDSILRQGVTLGNRYLNQPFDAPKLGNGVNVGAGAKIFGNVTIGDKANIGANAVVLCDVPTGATAVGIPAKIIYPKSDKSALVPELRAIEESN